Within bacterium, the genomic segment ACGAGGATTTCATTGAGGCGCAGCTGAACAAGGCAGCGGCAGTGGCCGCAAAGCAGGGCCAGGTCATCGTCATCTGTCACATGCGTAAGCGCACCTACCGGGTGCTGGAACGGATGATCCCGGCGCTCGAACAGCAGGGCATCCGTTTCGTTTATATCACGGAAGCGTTATAGGGCCGCGCGGTCTCTCCCGGCAGCAGGGCCGGGGACCACACATTGCAGCATCGGTTTAAAACCCAATACGAGGTCCGTCATGTCCAGGTTATGTCTTTGTGTCAATCAGGTTGCGCGGGTGCGCAATTTCAATCGCAAGAAGGAGCCGGATCCGCTGCAGGTGGCGATGGCGGCCGAGCTGGCCGGCATTGATGGCATTGTCGTACAACTGCGCGAAGATCGCGCCGACATAGATGACCGTGATCTGCGGCTTTTAAAGGAGGTGGTCAAGAGCCACCTCAATTTGGCCATTCCGCTGCAGGAGGTCATGGTGCAAAAGGCCTTGCAGCTGCTGCCCGATATGGTGACGCTGCTGCCGGTCTTGCAGGAGAATGAGGGAGAGGAGGTCGCGCTGAACGTCGAGGCCAATCTCGATTACTTCGAGGAGGTTGCGGCGGCCTTGCGTGCCCACAACATCGTCGTCAGCGCGCTGGTGGCGGTGGACCCGGCCCAGATTCGCGCCGCCGCCCGGGCGGGCGCCGATTATGTCCAGTTCAATACCACCCTGCTGGCGGGGGTGGAGGATTTGGGATCGCTGACCGAACAGGTTGAGCGGCTCCGCGCCGTAGCTGCTGCAGCGAACAAGCTGGGCTTGGGAGTTGCAGCCGGACGCGGCCTTGGCTATCAGAATATCCGCGACATTGCCGCCATACCCCTGATCGAGGAGGTCAACATCGGGCGGGCGATACTCTCCCGCGCCCTGCTGATCGGCGTCGATCGGGCGATCGCAGCCATGAAATCCCAACTCGAACACAGGTAGGTCCGCATGGAAAAAAAGGTGCTTTCGCTGCTCCCCGAGTTCGGGCTGATTCAGGATCCCGATCTGCACGCCAAGACCCTCGCCTGCTGGCTCGAGGCGATGCGCATCGGCGGCTGGGAGGCCGAGGATCTCGACCGCATCCCCTTCACCCTGCTCATCCCCGAATGCCCGGTCAGCTACCGTACGCATGTGCAGGCGGTGACCCAAACGGCCATCGCTGCGGCCAGGGTTCTGGCAGCCCATTATAGCCCTTATTACACCCTATCGATGGATCTGATCGTCAGCGGGGGGCTTCTGCATGATATCGGCAAGCTACTCGAATACCGTCGCCTCGAGGGCAAGTATATCAAGAGCACCAATGGCAAGCTTCTGCGCCATCCTTTCAGCGGCGCCAATCTGGCCGCCCGTTTCCAACTGCCTGACGAGGTAGTGCACATCATCGCTGTTCACGCCAAGGAGGGAGACGGCGGTTACCGGACCCCTGAGGCGGTGATCGTCCACCATGCCGATTTCATGAATTTTGAGCCGCTTAAAGGATAACCGGGAGCTGTCATGGATTTTCCAACTGAACCCTTTCGGATCAAGGTCGTCGAACCGCTGCGCCGGACCACCCGGGTGGAGCGCGACCGCTTGATCCGGGAGGCAGGATACAACCTCTTCGCCCTGCCGGCCGAGAGCGTATATATTGATCTGCTCACGGACAGCGGAACCGCTGCGATGAGCGATAACCAGTGGGCCGGGATCATGCTGGGCGACGAATCGTATGCGGGGAGTAAGAACTGGGTCCATTTCGAAGCGACTGTCCGCCGTCTTTTCGGATTTAACCACGTCATCCCAACGCATCAGGGGCGATCGGCGGAGAATCTGCTCTTTGCGACAGCTATCCGCAGCGGTGATGTGATTCCCAACAACATCCATTTTGACACCACACGCGCCAACGTCCTGCATCAGGGGGGTGTGCCGCTGGATCTGGTCGTAGACGCGGCGATGCATCCGGAAAAGGAAGCGCCTTTCAAAGGCAATATGGATCCAGCCAAGCTGGAGCGGGCCTTTCAGGTGCATGGGGCGGACAAGATCCCGCTGGTGATGATCACGGTGACCAACAACAGCGCTGGAGGGCAGCCGGTTTCGATGGAGAACATCCGTCAGATCAGCGCCATCGCCAAACGGTATCACAAGCCTTTCATCATCGATGCCTGCCGCTATGCCGAGAACTGCTGGTTCATCAAGGAGCGCGAGGCGGGCTATGCCGCAAAAGCTCTTCCGGCGATTGCGCGGGAACTTTTCTCCCATGCGGACGGTTGTACCATGAGTGCGAAAAAGGATGCGCTGGTGAACATTGGGGGCTTTCTCGCCCTGAATGATGCAGCATGGAGCGAAAAGGCCAAGAACCTGCTGATTCTGCTCGAGGGTTTCCCCACTTATGGAGGCCTGGCCGGCAGGGATCTCGAGGCCATTGCCCGGGGTCTCGAAGAGGGGCTGGATGAGGCCTATCTCGCCTACCGTATCGGTCAGGTGCGCGCTCTGGGGGCACTTCTCGATGCGGCCGGCGTCCCCTTTGTCAAGCCGGTGGGCGGCCATGCGATTTTTCTCAACGCCAGCGCGATCCTGCCGCATCTGCCGCGCCAGCAATTTCCGGCGCAGGCTTTGGCGGTGGCGCTCTATCGCGAGGCAGGCATTCGCGCGGTCGAGATTGGCGGTTTGATGTTCGGCGAAAAGGACGGGCAGGGTGGCGAAAAATACCCCGAGCTCGAACTGGTGCGCCTGGCCATCCCGCGGCGGGTCTACACCTCCCGGCACCTCGAGTATGTCGCGGCGGCCGTCATCGAGATTTTTCGGCATCGTGAGCGCGTCAAAGGGCTGCGTCTGGTGCATGAAGCCCCGCTATTGCGTCATTTCACGGCCCTGCTGGAGGAGATGGAGTGATCGGGGCGCTGCTTTTCGATTTCGACGGCGTCATCGCTAATTCGTCCGACCGGCACCTGAATGCCTGGAAAATGGTTCTGCCGCCCCTGGGAGTCGAGCCGGTCGATCTGGTACTGCGGCGGCATGAAGGGGAGCCGGCCTGGCGGATCGCTCAGGCGATGTGCGCGCATGGCGGGCTGGAGATCGACGAGCGTGAGGCGCGCCGCCTGGGGGCTGAGAAGAATATCCATTTTCGCCGCGAGACCACGCCGTCGGTTTACCCCGGCGTGGCGGAGATCCTCGATTTCGCGGCGCGATCCGGAATCCGGACGGCGGTGGTGACCGGTACATCGCGGGAGAACCTGCTGCATATCCTCGGGGAGCGGTGTGACCGGTTTGACGCACTTTTTTGTGACGGGGATTTCGCCCGGCCCAAGCCTTATCCTGATCCCTATCTGACCGCGATGCGCTATTTCGATCTGGCGCCCGAGCGCTGCGTAGTGATTGAGAACGCCCCGATGGGGATACGCGCTGCCAAGGCAGCAGGGCTTTATTGCATCGCCCTCGAGACGACGCTGCCGTCCGGGGAACTGCAGCAGGCCGACCTGATCCTTCCCGGTCACGCCGCGCTGCTGCAGTGGCTCGAGCAGCGCCAGAAATCACTTGACTAATACCATTTTTGTGTTTATTTTATAAGAGATTGATTAAACTGGATAAGGAGGCCGCCTATTTCCCTTCGTTAAAGACTTTCGTGCTGTGATGCAGATTTCGCTCTCTTTGACGAATGGTTAAGGCGCTTTTCATCGTTATCCGAATGTTTCCGGGTGAAATGTGCACGCCATCGCCGCTCCGGACATTCGGATTTTTTTTTAACCTTCAGGAACTTGTATGCGCCGATCGTTTGTTTTCATCGTTTGCCTGATGCTGCTTGCCGGCTGCGGCAAGCGCACTCTACCGACTCCGCCTCTGGCGGAAGCGGTGGCGCTGAAAAAGGCCACTCTTCCGGAGAAGCTGGCCGCACAGCAGCTTTACCGGATTGAGATCACCGTCTCCGGCGCCGCCGATTCGGTGCGGCTGGAGGCCGCACCGCAAGGGAGTGCAGCGCCTGAACGGACCTGGTCTCTCTACGATGATGGCGGGGCGCTGCATCCGGAGGATGGGGATGTCGTGGCTTTTGACGGCGTCTTCACCCAGGTGCTCCGCTGGCAGCCGGCGGTATCCGGGGGCCAGCCCTACCAGCTGCGTTTTCAGGCCTTGCGTGAGGGCCGGAGCGCAGGCGATCCGCTGGAGGAGATCCGGCGTTCGGGGGACCTGGCCGCTCCGGTCATTCTGCAGCTGAACTTTCCAGACAGCCTGGCGAGCGGTTTTGCCGGCACCCGGCTGCTGCAGGCCCTTGTAGCCGACTCTAGTGGCGCCGACGATGTGGCGCGGGTCGAGGTCCGCGCCACAGCCGCGGGCAAAGCGGCCTTCGATACCATGCTCTATGATGATGGCACACACGGCGATGACACTGCGGCCGACGGCCTTTTCAACCTGGCTGTGGACAAAACCTTCAATGCGCGTAAAACCGGCGCCTATCTCTTCACATGCGTGGCCGTTGACCGCTCGGGACTGCGGAGCGGGGCGATGAGCACCTCGATGGTCATGGTCAATGGCGTACCCCACCTCTCCGGCCTTTCGGCGCCCGACAATGTGACGCGGCCGGCCAGCGGCATTTCCACGCACCTGGTCTCGGTTCAGGTCGATGAACCCGAGGGACTGCAGGACATCAATCGGGTGCTGCTGCGCGCCTATAATCCCGATGGCAGTGGCTTCAACAACAATCCTTTTCTCATGTATGACAATGGTCTGGCGCTCGACATCAATCGCTGGGACCTCGGGTACCGCGGCGATCTGACAGCCAGGGACGGAATCTATTCCATGACGGTCATTTTTGACCCCTCCAAGGCTCTTGGGAGTTACCGCCTCACCTTTGTGGCCGAGGACTGGACTGGCCAGCAGAGCGAACCCCTGACCCACACGATCGTTCTGGATTGATTCGCCGTATCTTGACGGTCCGGCGGCAGCACCTTTTGCGGCTCGCGGCCGGAAAAATTACT encodes:
- a CDS encoding pyridoxine 5'-phosphate synthase, coding for MSRLCLCVNQVARVRNFNRKKEPDPLQVAMAAELAGIDGIVVQLREDRADIDDRDLRLLKEVVKSHLNLAIPLQEVMVQKALQLLPDMVTLLPVLQENEGEEVALNVEANLDYFEEVAAALRAHNIVVSALVAVDPAQIRAAARAGADYVQFNTTLLAGVEDLGSLTEQVERLRAVAAAANKLGLGVAAGRGLGYQNIRDIAAIPLIEEVNIGRAILSRALLIGVDRAIAAMKSQLEHR
- a CDS encoding HDIG domain-containing protein, which encodes MEKKVLSLLPEFGLIQDPDLHAKTLACWLEAMRIGGWEAEDLDRIPFTLLIPECPVSYRTHVQAVTQTAIAAARVLAAHYSPYYTLSMDLIVSGGLLHDIGKLLEYRRLEGKYIKSTNGKLLRHPFSGANLAARFQLPDEVVHIIAVHAKEGDGGYRTPEAVIVHHADFMNFEPLKG
- a CDS encoding tryptophanase produces the protein MDFPTEPFRIKVVEPLRRTTRVERDRLIREAGYNLFALPAESVYIDLLTDSGTAAMSDNQWAGIMLGDESYAGSKNWVHFEATVRRLFGFNHVIPTHQGRSAENLLFATAIRSGDVIPNNIHFDTTRANVLHQGGVPLDLVVDAAMHPEKEAPFKGNMDPAKLERAFQVHGADKIPLVMITVTNNSAGGQPVSMENIRQISAIAKRYHKPFIIDACRYAENCWFIKEREAGYAAKALPAIARELFSHADGCTMSAKKDALVNIGGFLALNDAAWSEKAKNLLILLEGFPTYGGLAGRDLEAIARGLEEGLDEAYLAYRIGQVRALGALLDAAGVPFVKPVGGHAIFLNASAILPHLPRQQFPAQALAVALYREAGIRAVEIGGLMFGEKDGQGGEKYPELELVRLAIPRRVYTSRHLEYVAAAVIEIFRHRERVKGLRLVHEAPLLRHFTALLEEME
- a CDS encoding HAD family phosphatase; protein product: MIGALLFDFDGVIANSSDRHLNAWKMVLPPLGVEPVDLVLRRHEGEPAWRIAQAMCAHGGLEIDEREARRLGAEKNIHFRRETTPSVYPGVAEILDFAARSGIRTAVVTGTSRENLLHILGERCDRFDALFCDGDFARPKPYPDPYLTAMRYFDLAPERCVVIENAPMGIRAAKAAGLYCIALETTLPSGELQQADLILPGHAALLQWLEQRQKSLD